In Thermodesulfobacteriota bacterium, the genomic window TTTGAAATAGTCGATATCCAGCATGGTGCAGGACAGGGATTCCTGGTAGCGGACCGCCTTCTGGAAGTCCTTGGCCGCGGTCTCCTGGAAGAAGCGATGGTTATAGAGACCGGTCAGCCCGTCCCGGTTGACCAGCTCCTGGAGCTGCCGGTTCTTTTCCCGCAGGCTCTCATAGAGCTCCCGGATCTTGAGATGGGTGTTCACCCGGGCCACCAGCTCCCCTTCATCAAAGGGCTTGGTGACATAATCCGAAGCGCCGATCTCCAGGCCACGCACCTTGTCGGCCGGGTCCGCGCGGGAGGTGAGCATGATGATGGGCATCTCCGGAGTGGCCGCCTGCGCCTTCAGCTGCTCGCAAACCTGGTAGCCGTTCATCCCCGGCATCACCACGTCCAGGAGAATCAGGTCCGGTCGCTCTTGCGCTGCCAGCTCGAGGCCGCTGGGGCCGTCAGCGGCCAGGAGCACCTCGTGGCCGCACCGGTCCAGGATGCCCTTGGCGACATGGGCCACCAGGGCGCTGTCATCGATGATCAGAATCCTGGCCATGGCGCCTCTCCCCCCTTGTGGATGGTCCGGGGTCCAACAGGCCGTCGAGGCAGAGCAGGACGACCGGCTTGTCAGCTGTGTGGCCCAAAGCAGCAACCAGATGCGCAGGCAGTCCGGGTGGCAGGCTGGCCACCGCCTGCAGCTCCTGCCGGGGCATCCGGGTCACATCAATGATCTCGTCCGCGATCAGGCCAACCCGCCGACCTGCCACATCCACCACCAGGATGACGTGGAACCGCGAATACGCGGTGGCTGGCAGGCGGAA contains:
- a CDS encoding chemotaxis protein CheW translates to MDSDLCVLFALNGRTYGLEAVRVLEVMGFRPLTPLPDPEPGVKGVISLRGAIVPVVDLRSAFRLPATAYSRFHVILVVDVAGRRVGLIADEIIDVTRMPRQELQAVASLPPGLPAHLVAALGHTADKPVVLLCLDGLLDPGPSTRGERRHGQDSDHR
- a CDS encoding diguanylate cyclase; this encodes MARILIIDDSALVAHVAKGILDRCGHEVLLAADGPSGLELAAQERPDLILLDVVMPGMNGYQVCEQLKAQAATPEMPIIMLTSRADPADKVRGLEIGASDYVTKPFDEGELVARVNTHLKIRELYESLREKNRQLQELVNRDGLTGLYNHRFFQETAAKDFQKAVRYQESLSCTMLDIDYFKTFNDTHGHQVGDTVLRTLGGLIRSQMRETDLAARYGGEEFALLLYRTPAPEAFLVADRLRQAVADHAFRHEELTLAVTISVGVATFPHPRILDARTLIECADQALYQAKDNGRNRVVALA